The Sulfurimonas aquatica genomic sequence TACTACGTGGTTCGGCAGATATAACAGCGGACTATTCAGATAGTATCAATACAACAAATGAAAATGGTGTTATAAATATAGAATTTTCAAAAGTTACAACTGATGGAGTTCTAACAAGTGGATCAGATGGACTTCTTGTAGGGGATATCATTACATTAGAAGTTTCTGGTTATGCTCCTCAGCAATTTGTTGTAACACAATCCATGTTGGATTTAAATGCTAATGCTTTAGTCCTAAAACAGATTGACTCTCGTCAAACTTTTACATTAGAAAACCTAACAAGTGGAAGCGATAGAGTAAGTGCTAGATCTTCAATGGGTGCAAAAGTATACTCTACTGATACAGAAGTTGTATTTGAAACACTTAACAAGTCTGTTCAACTATCATTTGATACAGAAGGGTTTAACCGTTTAACTCAAAGCATAGCTCGTTTACCACAAGCAGATGGAAATACACTTGTGACTATGGATATGACGACAGTTGATCCAAACCTTGAAGACGATGCGGCTATTGGTGATTTTTCTTACAAACCAACTGCTGCTGACAATAGAGACATATCTCGTGCGACGATGGCAGATAATGATGAAGACACAGGTTTGGAGTCTGTTGTTATGGCAAATGTCGAGATGAGAACTTCAAATGGTGACACTATAGATTGTTTTGGTGGCGGTAATTTTGATGAGGCTACCCAGACATGTGATGATGACAAAATAGCTACTTTAAAAATGAAAGTACCTGCAAGTCAGTTTGAAAGGTATGCAAAATCATATAATAATGGTTCACTTATTGTACCTTTGTACTCATATAGTAAATCTGAAGCAACTTGGATAAGACAAACAGACTCTTCAGGCGAACCTATAGACGGTGAATTAGTATTAGAGGATAATGATGCAAATCAATTGGCTAATGAAGGAGACACTCTATTTATTGTAGGTACTGTTGGGCACTTTAGTTACTGGAATGGAGATTATCCAATTCAAAATACATGCTTAAAGGGAACTATAGTGCCGGGGGCAAATGGTATTCCTTATGGTACACTAATTAAAACACAAGGTATAGATTATTCTGGTAGAAAAACATCTCAACGCCTGAGTGATGAGACTACGGCATTTGATAAGTTAAATGCTAGAAGAAGCTCACAAGTAGATGTTTTTATAGAGTATTCTGATGGATCAACTAGCTCTCATAAAACAGTTTCAACGACTGAGAGTCCCGTCACAGATGAATGTCAAGATGTTGGTGAATTCACAGTTGATGATGGCACTCTTATAACTATAACTGTAGAGGACCAAACAGGTGCTAAACTTAATAGAGCTCGAGTACGTGCTGCCGGAAGTTCAAAATACACTGATGAAAATGGAACTGCTGAGTTTACTATATATGGTTCGGGAACTTCAGTTACGGCTTACTACTACCTAGATGGCAACTCTTTTAGTGCACAAAAAGATGTTAATGAAACTGCAACAGTAGTTATAGACACATCGTTAACAGAGCTAAAAGGCAGTGTTAGCGTTAAAGAAAATGGAGTTAGTTCTCCTGCCGTAGGCGCGTATGTATATGTAAGAGCAACAGATTATAGCTATAGCAGATCTGCAAGTGTAAATGATGATGGGACATATAGTGTTAATTTACCAAAAACAAAAGTTGCTGATCATACTGAAGTTAACATTCGCGTTTCATACTACTATAGAGAGTATGCAAAATATCTTTATGCTAACGTAGATAAAACATTAGATGCAAATAGTATTAATAATATAGATGCTATTGAGTTGACAATTAAGCCTGTAACAATTACTGGTCGTGTGACTCAACGTTTCGCTACAGATGATAAGATAGGGATTAGCGGTGCTTATGTTTATTTGGGTAGAAGATCAGTTTATGCGGATAGCGAAGGCTATTATGCAGCTACTATATTTGATGAAGGTGATGACAATATAACAGCTTACGCTTATGATTACTCATCATATAAGTCTTCAGAGAAAAAATATCTCAATCCAATAGATGGGAACCAGAGTATTGATTTCCAAATAGATAACAGACCATCGTATATCACTGGTAAAGTAATAAATACAAAAGGTGTGGGCATTGAAAATGCACGTGTATATTGGACAGGAGATTGGAGATCTGTAAGAAGCGATGAAAATGGTTCTTTTACTATTAAAACTTATACAATGGAAGAAAACAATAGAAACTATGTAGTAAGAGCATACCTTGATGGTAAATATAAGGATTATGATGCTAACTTAAGCACTATAGGTACAACAGTGGACGCTGGTTATTTGACATTTGACTTTAATATCGCTCCTGTGATTAAGGATGTGGTGTTAGATCCATCGGACCCAGTTGCAGGAAAAGAGTTCTTGGTGCAAATTGATGCTTACGACATTGATGGTGATGAACTTACTTATACACTTGAAAATCGCTATAGTGGATACCATGAAGTTACTATCTCAGATACTAGCGATAGTGGAGTTTATAATGTGACAGCAAATAGTGCTGGATCAATCTATTTACTAGTTACTGTTAGTGATGGCGTTAAAGAAACGACAAAATATTTAAGTCGTTATATAAAAAGAAATTCTGTACCATATATAAGTAGTGTAAGTGGTGTAGTAAGTGACTATGATAAGTCATCAGATATGAATGTAACCGTATCTGCTTATGACAATGATGGAGACTCATTAACGTATCTATTTGAATTGTTAGATTTAAATGGTAAGAATCATAATGACAAATTAACTCAGAATGATAATAGTGTGCTTATAAGTAAAAGTATTGCTAATGCTTCATATAAGTTAAAGGTCAGTGTGAGTGATGGTGTAAATCAGAGAGAGGCCAAAAAATCATTTACAGCAGATAATAATATTAAACCAGTTATCTTAGACATCTATGCGAATACTGTTCCGACAAAAAGTAAAGCATTTTACGCTAAAACTACAGATACTATTAGCTTAGAAGCAAATGCAAGCGATGCAAATGGTGATGCATTAACATATTCTTGGAGTATTGCAGGAAAAACATCTACGGATAAAACTTTTGCATTAGGAACAGTTGGAATAGGTACTTATACTGGGTATCTTCAAGTTAGTGACACAGCGGGTCTTTATGACACTGCAAAATTTTCATTAGTGATAGCGGCGAATCAAAAACCGACTTTTAGTTCATTAACATGGGAGCCTACTATTATAGTTAAAGATTCAAATGGAATCTATACTAATGGAGATGATGAGAATATTAGTGATGTGACATTAACGGTTGTGGCAGCTGATGAAGAAAATGATACATTAGAGTATACTTTTGGTAACATAGACGGAGATACGATAGTAGGTACTGCAAGTGCAAATAGTGCAACATACCCACTTAACACTTTGAAAGCTGGAAAACATGCGGTAAAAGTTACTCTAACTGATGGAACAAATACAGTGGTTAGATACACTTCTTTTGAAATTAAGCAAAATAACCCTCCAGTTATAAAAGCTTTCTATGTTCCATATACGGCAAAAAGTGCTTCTGTCATCAATGTAAACGCATTTGCAGTGGATAATGAAGGGGATACTTTAACATATAAATGGAGTACGACAAGCGGTACTCTCAGTGGTGAGACTACATCTAATGCTAAAGTTGCTTTACCGACAGTTACTTTAGACACAAATGTAACCGTTACATTAGATGTGACTGCTGGAAAAGACACAGTAAGAAGAACACGTGTTGTGACGGTAAGACCAAATCAGCCACCAACTATTAAGACTAAGCGTTTTTATTCGACAAGTGTGATAGAAGGTGATAAGGTGAACTTTGAAGCTACGGCTTATGATATAGACGGTAGTGTTAAATCGTATGAATGGTTAGTTGATGGGACGGTGGTGACTACTGGTACTATTTCTAGTTTTACAGCCAACACAGTAGGCGTTTATACAGTGTCATTAAGAATTACAGATGATAGCAATGCACAAACAGTAGAAGAGTTTACTAAAGACAAACTTACTGTTAGTGCTAAAAATGCAGCACCGATTATAAATAGTTTAGTTGCTACATCAGTAAATTTACTTCCAGGCGAAGATACAAACTTAAGTGTGAGTGCAAGTGATGCAGATGGAGATTTGATTAGTACAGTTTGGAGTAGCACAGGTGGTACTTTAACGTCTAACAATGATAAGGCGAGTTTCTCGGCTACGGAAGTAGGAACATATACCATTACAGCTAAAGTCACAGATGGTACTCATACTCCAGTGCAAAAAAGTATTGAGGTTACTGTTGAGAGTGTGACATTTAACCTTAGCGCTTCTAAAACTTCGGTTATCACTGGAACAGAGGTTACACTTAACAGCTCTTTTAGCGATTCAACTATAGTCTCAAGTGCGACTACTTGGAGTATTTCTTCAAAACCAGCTGGTTCAACTGTAAGTGTAGTAGGCGATGGATCATCAGGGAAAATATCACCTGATGTGGCAGGAACATATACTTTAAAAGCTCAAACGTCACTCTATGGCATAACATACTCAAAAGAGATTTCTATCTCAGCAAGTACTGAGATTGTAGGTAATGTTATCGAAGGTGTTATTGAAGGTGCTAATGGAGATATATTAGTGGGTGCTCAAATTAGACTTTACAACAAAGCTGATAGTGCTATATATGATGTAATGCTAACAAGTGATGCAGATGGAGGGTATAAGTTTACTGATATCCCTGCTGGTGATTATTACCTAGTTGTCTATGCTGGTCAAGACTATATTCAGACGACTCAAGTCGTAACTGTTAATTAAGGAGTTTAAGATGAAAAATTTAAATCATAAAAAAGGAAATAAAATGGCAAAATCAATAACAGTGTCCCTCATCGCGTCTATCGCATTGATTGGTGGCATGGGTCTTTCTGGATGTACGAGTAATGAGGCTACAACTTCCACAGTTACGATAGAGCAGCATGAAGTAATGCAAAGCGTAAACTTAACTGGTAGAGTCTCTGTGGATGCAGCTCGCGCAACAGCATCTGCGACTCAAGGTGTTTATAGTGTTGTAGCTTATAATCTTAATGATAGTACTGAGTATAAAACACTTACTGACTCTACGGGTTCATATGCTCTTTCGGGCATGACAGAGGGTGAATACCAAATAGTTGCAAGCAATAGTGGTTATGCGATCGCTACTGCGGTGAGAAAGACTATGTCTCGTGGAACTGCAGCAGTGGTTAACATCACTCTTACGGCAGCAGGTTCAATAAAAGGTACTGCAGTTGGTGCGGGTCTTGTTTCCATACCTGGTACATCTTACATATCTACTGTAGCTCCTGATGGTAGTTATGAGCTTATAAATGTTCCAGTGGGAGAGTATACGTTAAATTTTGGGCTTAACGCAATTACAGAGGGCTATACAAATATAAATAAAACAGTATCCATTGTAGCAGGTGCAAACACAGTTGATCCTGTAAACGTTTATGCTTTAAATGTTCAACAATATGATAATACATGGGGAACGGTATTAGGTATGCATTATGGGGATGGCTATGAATTTTCCTTTAATAGATCTGTTTCTGTTGAGCAACTCTCAGGAGCTATTACTTTAAGTGATGGAAAAGATACTTATCCGGTTAAAATAGATGCAATGGATCTATACACAAATTATGTTAATGTACATTCAGAAGATTTACTCCCTGCGGGCGATTACACTTTAACTTTGAGTAAAGATATAGGTTTAAGTGAAGATGTAGTCGTTACGTTAACTTTAAATAACACTGCGGTAGTATGGAGTGATACATATGAACAAGAAAGATCTATGGGTATACAGTTCGCAACTGACACTAATCTAAGTGCTGAAAACATAACTGTAAGTGGTGATGACGGTTCAGCTGTGAGTGTGTTAATTCATGAAGGTGAAAATAAAAATGGCTATATCTTATCAGGTGATTATAAGTCAGGTGTGAATTATACGGTTGCATTAAGTGGTTTAGCGACTACGGAACTCTTTTATCCAACAGATTATGGAGTTAAGACATACGTCTCTTTTTATGCTGCTAAAGCGAATATTCAAGCTTATGGAATTGAACCAGGGGATACTATCTCAACTTACTTTAATTCGAATGACGTTGATTTAGGCTCAGTTTCTATTACATTGACAAATAGTGACACAGGTATAAGTAAAACATTTGATGTAAAAGACCCTTTAGTTGATGTAAGAAGCACTGCTTATTATAACTACTATTATGGTTCATATGTTTATGTAGATTTAAAACCTGTATTAAAATATGCAGAAAACTATACAATGACGGTAAACGCTACAAATGTATATGGTGAAGATATGAGTAGTACTACTACTTTTTCAACTCCTGTTCCTATCTTTACTGACATAAGTCCGGATATGCAAGACGGCTTAGATCTTGGAATGCTTGCATATGGTGATCAAATGTACAGTTCAATGTTCTCAGCCTCTTTTAACGTTAAGATGAACACGAATAAAGGAACAGCCACATTAACTGACATTACAAATAGTGATACTGTAGATACTATGGGTTCATTCTATATGTCAGATAGTGAGTATGGTGCGATGCCTGCTTCATTGAAACCATCAACATCGTATGAGTTGACATTTAGTGGTTTTGAAGCAGTTGATGGAACGGCTATACCTGATAAAACGACTACATTTAAAACACCAACAAGTTCGATAGTGTTCTCAAGTATTCAAAATGCTCAAATCGTAGACCCTGAAATGATAAATAATCAAATAACATTTAGTATCTTTGGAATGTTGGATGGTGAGCAAAAAGCAACTCTTGAGGGATTAGTGGGAATAACTCAGTACGGCGAGGCTATAGGTGTAAACGAAACTCATCCTACTCCGAAGTTTATCTGGAGGGACCTGCCGACTGGTTTTACAATGTTAACGATTGCATTTACTATAGAAGATGACTCTAACTACGAGATAAAATTGAGTGATCCTCAAGCTATACCAGAGATGATTCTTCCATACACTATGTTAAGCTTCTCTACACTCAAGCCAAAAGAGACAGTGGTAGAGAATACTTTACGTTCATTTTCAATTATAGGGAATGCATATATTTCTAATAGTATTTATGCCCCTATCGGTGCTTATTATGATGAACCTATGTATACTAATGATGCACAAAGTAATGTTAATGTAAGTATGAGAGTTCCATATTTAACGACTACAAACTCTTCAGAGTGCTCTAGTAACTCTCCTGTAATAGATACAGAAACATATGCGGGAATGGTTAGCGTTAGTGAAAGTGACGGAACAGTTGTAGATATAAATGCAACGGCTAGTGATAATGGTTCAAGTTATGAATATTATTATTACGATGCGAATGGAAACTATATAGGAACACATTATTTATGTTATACAGATGTTTATGTAAGTGGAAGTTTTGCAGAAGATTATAACACTACTTACACATTGGCTGTAGATACGACATCAGAAGACTTTACAAATGTTGTGAGTCCTCAAAACACCACTTCGTCTTACACTTATAGTGTGGCTCCATATGGTACTGTATATGTAAATGCTTACGGTAATTCAATGGATGGCGTGATACAAATGAGTATATCGTCAAATGTGGCATTGAGTGTGGAAGAGATGAAGAATAGCTTAGTTGTTAATACTGATGATAACCTATCCGTGTTAGATTTCTATGTTTCTGGTTATCCTTATGTTGATATAGATGAAAATAACATATCTACTG encodes the following:
- a CDS encoding carboxypeptidase-like regulatory domain-containing protein, translating into MFKKTLMYFLSITLLSIMLGCTSGGGGGSSSPEVVTEVVTNPPAVVVDPVVVNSSTSFSINTSSVSDNLSRGTASSTSEFGDNYKLVVLRGSADITADYSDSINTTNENGVINIEFSKVTTDGVLTSGSDGLLVGDIITLEVSGYAPQQFVVTQSMLDLNANALVLKQIDSRQTFTLENLTSGSDRVSARSSMGAKVYSTDTEVVFETLNKSVQLSFDTEGFNRLTQSIARLPQADGNTLVTMDMTTVDPNLEDDAAIGDFSYKPTAADNRDISRATMADNDEDTGLESVVMANVEMRTSNGDTIDCFGGGNFDEATQTCDDDKIATLKMKVPASQFERYAKSYNNGSLIVPLYSYSKSEATWIRQTDSSGEPIDGELVLEDNDANQLANEGDTLFIVGTVGHFSYWNGDYPIQNTCLKGTIVPGANGIPYGTLIKTQGIDYSGRKTSQRLSDETTAFDKLNARRSSQVDVFIEYSDGSTSSHKTVSTTESPVTDECQDVGEFTVDDGTLITITVEDQTGAKLNRARVRAAGSSKYTDENGTAEFTIYGSGTSVTAYYYLDGNSFSAQKDVNETATVVIDTSLTELKGSVSVKENGVSSPAVGAYVYVRATDYSYSRSASVNDDGTYSVNLPKTKVADHTEVNIRVSYYYREYAKYLYANVDKTLDANSINNIDAIELTIKPVTITGRVTQRFATDDKIGISGAYVYLGRRSVYADSEGYYAATIFDEGDDNITAYAYDYSSYKSSEKKYLNPIDGNQSIDFQIDNRPSYITGKVINTKGVGIENARVYWTGDWRSVRSDENGSFTIKTYTMEENNRNYVVRAYLDGKYKDYDANLSTIGTTVDAGYLTFDFNIAPVIKDVVLDPSDPVAGKEFLVQIDAYDIDGDELTYTLENRYSGYHEVTISDTSDSGVYNVTANSAGSIYLLVTVSDGVKETTKYLSRYIKRNSVPYISSVSGVVSDYDKSSDMNVTVSAYDNDGDSLTYLFELLDLNGKNHNDKLTQNDNSVLISKSIANASYKLKVSVSDGVNQREAKKSFTADNNIKPVILDIYANTVPTKSKAFYAKTTDTISLEANASDANGDALTYSWSIAGKTSTDKTFALGTVGIGTYTGYLQVSDTAGLYDTAKFSLVIAANQKPTFSSLTWEPTIIVKDSNGIYTNGDDENISDVTLTVVAADEENDTLEYTFGNIDGDTIVGTASANSATYPLNTLKAGKHAVKVTLTDGTNTVVRYTSFEIKQNNPPVIKAFYVPYTAKSASVINVNAFAVDNEGDTLTYKWSTTSGTLSGETTSNAKVALPTVTLDTNVTVTLDVTAGKDTVRRTRVVTVRPNQPPTIKTKRFYSTSVIEGDKVNFEATAYDIDGSVKSYEWLVDGTVVTTGTISSFTANTVGVYTVSLRITDDSNAQTVEEFTKDKLTVSAKNAAPIINSLVATSVNLLPGEDTNLSVSASDADGDLISTVWSSTGGTLTSNNDKASFSATEVGTYTITAKVTDGTHTPVQKSIEVTVESVTFNLSASKTSVITGTEVTLNSSFSDSTIVSSATTWSISSKPAGSTVSVVGDGSSGKISPDVAGTYTLKAQTSLYGITYSKEISISASTEIVGNVIEGVIEGANGDILVGAQIRLYNKADSAIYDVMLTSDADGGYKFTDIPAGDYYLVVYAGQDYIQTTQVVTVN
- a CDS encoding carboxypeptidase-like regulatory domain-containing protein, with the protein product MKNLNHKKGNKMAKSITVSLIASIALIGGMGLSGCTSNEATTSTVTIEQHEVMQSVNLTGRVSVDAARATASATQGVYSVVAYNLNDSTEYKTLTDSTGSYALSGMTEGEYQIVASNSGYAIATAVRKTMSRGTAAVVNITLTAAGSIKGTAVGAGLVSIPGTSYISTVAPDGSYELINVPVGEYTLNFGLNAITEGYTNINKTVSIVAGANTVDPVNVYALNVQQYDNTWGTVLGMHYGDGYEFSFNRSVSVEQLSGAITLSDGKDTYPVKIDAMDLYTNYVNVHSEDLLPAGDYTLTLSKDIGLSEDVVVTLTLNNTAVVWSDTYEQERSMGIQFATDTNLSAENITVSGDDGSAVSVLIHEGENKNGYILSGDYKSGVNYTVALSGLATTELFYPTDYGVKTYVSFYAAKANIQAYGIEPGDTISTYFNSNDVDLGSVSITLTNSDTGISKTFDVKDPLVDVRSTAYYNYYYGSYVYVDLKPVLKYAENYTMTVNATNVYGEDMSSTTTFSTPVPIFTDISPDMQDGLDLGMLAYGDQMYSSMFSASFNVKMNTNKGTATLTDITNSDTVDTMGSFYMSDSEYGAMPASLKPSTSYELTFSGFEAVDGTAIPDKTTTFKTPTSSIVFSSIQNAQIVDPEMINNQITFSIFGMLDGEQKATLEGLVGITQYGEAIGVNETHPTPKFIWRDLPTGFTMLTIAFTIEDDSNYEIKLSDPQAIPEMILPYTMLSFSTLKPKETVVENTLRSFSIIGNAYISNSIYAPIGAYYDEPMYTNDAQSNVNVSMRVPYLTTTNSSECSSNSPVIDTETYAGMVSVSESDGTVVDINATASDNGSSYEYYYYDANGNYIGTHYLCYTDVYVSGSFAEDYNTTYTLAVDTTSEDFTNVVSPQNTTSSYTYSVAPYGTVYVNAYGNSMDGVIQMSISSNVALSVEEMKNSLVVNTDDNLSVLDFYVSGYPYVDIDENNISTEYSRSFGVTLSQSNYSYTKYEVSSPAGISSYDVKNATVGAKVLTSPISGVFQSVPDLTPMTVLGAESESVANDMIVIALNKPVYLKDIATFDTNGTPSDVAFELMDDANASVTITDVKLSDGSMLADMNASSSFVFTLAEAMDVTKEYTLTLKSGSKLTSPVSKLTLSGPVALPVMTKVIEIAQPMYLYQYYGMKDQNVDLGVSGYVSSYAGSNYFTATKITATSGYMINQEDVTSLFSGTYQTDSGYDAYFEGDYAIQKNQSYSSIDATIAVSATDSSDKTVTAMKTFDKLYRSYVPSISSVYTNGTDANVQLQMYNFDSYSTDVNESNFKVYNYDANTSLFTTEVSGAISSVTHTSGSSSVYVDINTSVLDANSSYGVRMMGVPYYGTEYPSDFTQDSFIFGGIVETTTANPTDIPL